From Cydia splendana chromosome 12, ilCydSple1.2, whole genome shotgun sequence, a single genomic window includes:
- the LOC134795537 gene encoding transcription initiation factor IIA subunit 1, which yields MIPVHNSEYTNYIKMTSSQLSVIKLYNTVVDDVIAGVRDCFLDDGVDEQVLQELKQLWKTKLTDSGALDPPPLEPAMPPPPVLQNFQKANGSNAIQKRIPDAHMAQSSSHQSSGAEHGAPGPNLAGTHPHVLDPSNKVPVQLTLPAQPGVPGSQPRSFTIQIPASALNGNKLHQVLTGPIINATISLPQPLAATLLQQHINSALAAQQNEFDGGGGGRSGAAPFSLDGALDSSDDEGSNGGEGSDDAAGDDDDDEESGEEPAEEEEEERDEDGGAEEEPLNSGDDVSDEEPGDMFDTDNVVVCQYDKITRSRNKWKFYLKDGIMNLAGKDYVFQKANGDAEW from the coding sequence ATGATACCAGTACACAACTCTGAGTACACCAATTATATCAAGATGACGTCGAGTCAACTGTCCGTTATTAAACTTTACAATACCGTAGTAGATGACGTTATAGCCGGAGTGCGGGACTGTTTCTTAGATGACGGTGTGGATGAGCAAGTGCTGCAAGAGTTAAAACAGTTATGGAAGACCAAATTAACCGACAGTGGCGCGTTGGACCCGCCTCCATTGGAACCGGCGATGCCACCGCCACCAGTGttacaaaattttcaaaaagcAAATGGGAGTAATGCGATACAAAAACGTATTCCGGATGCGCATATGGCGCAGAGCTCGAGCCATCAAAGTTCAGGCGCGGAGCATGGAGCACCAGGCCCCAACTTGGCCGGCACTCATCCTCACGTTTTAGACCCCAGCAATAAAGTTCCAGTGCAATTAACTCTTCCGGCGCAGCCTGGTGTCCCAGGATCGCAACCACGTTCTTTCACTATTCAAATTCCAGCATCTGCTCTAAATGGTAACAAGCTTCATCAGGTATTGACTGGGCCCATAATCAATGCAACAATTAGTTTACCTCAGCCGCTAGCTGCAACTCTTCTTCAGCAGCATATTAATTCTGCACTAGCAGCGCAACAAAATGAGTTTGATGGTGGAGGGGGTGGCAGGAGCGGTGCGGCCCCATTTTCTCTAGATGGTGCACTGGATTCTTCAGACGATGAAGGCTCAAATGGAGGTGAGGGCTCAGATGATGCAGCaggggatgatgatgatgatgaggaatCAGGAGAAGAGCCAGcagaggaggaggaggaggagcgGGATGAGGATGGTGGTGCTGAAGAGGAGCCCCTCAACTCAGGCGATGATGTGTCTGATGAAGAGCCTGGCGACATGTTTGATACAGATAATGTTGTTGTATGTCAGTATGACAAAATTACTCGCAGTCGCAACAAGTGGAAGTTTTACTTAAAAGATGGGATAATGAATTTAGCTGGTAAAGATTATGTCTTTCAAAAAGCCAATGGAGACGCAGAGTGGTGA